A genomic region of Luteibacter aegosomatissinici contains the following coding sequences:
- a CDS encoding B12-binding domain-containing radical SAM protein, whose protein sequence is MPHTLLVNPTITSRQGARFPLALLNLSAALDRHGESTIVDGNVDRDVVDATLRAIAQHPVDAVGISVMGGPQMAPSIAVSKAVREHHPHLPIIWGGYFPTLYTDTALSAPYVDYAVRGQGEETMPDLIAALTRPGRDVSRIAGMSWKDGDGHVVHNPNRKFHLDDPGIVLPYEKLGDPRRYLARTFLGRRTAAHQAAIGCRFRCTFCGVAAMFGGTTQLPAAARLERDLSYLKYELGADSIQYFDHNFFDREEDMVPLLEVMAKMELPWWCYARSDALLKLSESSWKLVRKSRLKMAYIGAESPSGAMLKEIRKGTRPDQTLEVAELCRRHGVIPELSFMVAPPENTEEETEHTFEFIRELKRINPASEIIVYIYTPLPESSKHEKDRGKRASMPLLDLHGEPMVFPSSPEEWTEKRWVDYACHADAPWLTDDLRRHIQDFVTVLRCRFPTVQDMRSPSWAKRSLSALAAWRYHRRRYDKPWELNLANRLVKLRLPQVSGI, encoded by the coding sequence ATGCCCCACACCCTACTGGTCAACCCGACGATTACCTCCCGCCAGGGCGCGCGGTTTCCGCTGGCGTTGCTGAACCTCTCGGCGGCGCTCGATCGCCATGGCGAAAGCACGATCGTTGACGGAAATGTCGATCGCGACGTGGTCGATGCGACGCTGCGCGCCATCGCACAACATCCCGTGGACGCGGTCGGCATCAGCGTCATGGGCGGCCCGCAGATGGCGCCCTCCATCGCGGTATCGAAAGCGGTCCGCGAGCATCACCCGCACCTGCCGATCATCTGGGGTGGCTATTTCCCCACGCTCTATACCGATACGGCGCTATCCGCCCCTTACGTGGATTACGCGGTACGCGGGCAGGGCGAAGAGACCATGCCGGATCTGATCGCCGCGTTGACCCGGCCCGGCCGCGATGTGTCGCGCATCGCCGGCATGTCGTGGAAAGACGGCGATGGCCACGTCGTGCATAACCCGAACCGCAAGTTCCACCTTGATGACCCTGGCATCGTGCTGCCGTACGAGAAGCTGGGCGATCCCCGCCGGTATCTGGCGCGTACGTTCCTCGGTCGGCGTACGGCCGCGCACCAGGCGGCGATCGGCTGCCGCTTCCGCTGCACGTTCTGCGGCGTGGCGGCCATGTTCGGCGGCACCACGCAGTTGCCGGCGGCCGCACGGCTCGAACGTGACCTTTCGTACCTGAAGTACGAGCTCGGTGCGGACTCCATCCAGTATTTCGACCACAACTTCTTCGACCGCGAAGAGGACATGGTGCCGTTGCTGGAAGTGATGGCGAAGATGGAACTGCCGTGGTGGTGCTATGCCCGTTCCGATGCGCTGCTGAAACTCTCCGAGAGCAGCTGGAAGCTCGTGCGCAAGAGCCGGCTCAAAATGGCCTATATCGGTGCGGAATCGCCGAGCGGTGCGATGCTGAAGGAGATCCGCAAGGGCACGCGGCCGGACCAGACCCTCGAAGTGGCGGAGCTTTGCCGCCGGCACGGGGTGATTCCGGAACTTTCGTTCATGGTCGCGCCGCCGGAGAACACCGAGGAAGAAACCGAGCATACGTTCGAGTTCATCCGCGAGCTGAAGCGGATCAATCCGGCCTCGGAAATCATCGTGTACATCTACACGCCGTTGCCGGAGAGCAGCAAGCACGAGAAGGATCGTGGCAAGCGCGCCTCGATGCCCTTGCTGGATCTGCACGGTGAACCGATGGTGTTTCCGTCCTCGCCGGAGGAATGGACCGAAAAGCGTTGGGTGGATTACGCCTGCCACGCCGATGCACCGTGGCTTACCGATGACCTGCGCCGGCATATCCAGGATTTCGTCACCGTGCTGCGCTGCCGGTTCCCCACGGTGCAGGACATGCGTTCGCCGTCGTGGGCCAAGCGCAGCCTGAGTGCATTGGCTGCATGGCGCTACCACCGCCGCCGTTACGACAAGCCGTGGGAACTGAACCTCGCCAACCGGCTGGTGAAGTTGCGCCTGCCGCAGGTCTCCGGCATCTAG
- a CDS encoding amidohydrolase family protein, producing MSARHATGAVLRGALSVTAQGVSRHAPALSGAHFAARPPRRAVEIDLRGHIVVPGLINGHEHLQVNCVPPLPGGTVFPNSYAWIDAFQAHFEAPAVKAALAVPKAVRLRHGALKNLLAGTTCVVHHDPWHDALDAVDFPVSLLRGHGWSYALGGPSYGPPVRESYAATPSDRPWIIHLAEGSDTTARGELDALEALGCFAANSVLVHGVGLGEEGMARVVARGAAVVWCPASNRNLLGTTLDPRVLVAAGRLALGSDSRLSGARDLLDEMCGIRERDELPAPALLGTVTTDAARIFGLPSHGSLAEGACANFMVIATRGGADASALDGIRRADLRAVVHEGRPCIADPDFAHWFDAAGIDTVPVTLDGRPKLVDARLADPEVMALEPGFERAGRMH from the coding sequence TTGAGCGCGCGGCATGCCACGGGTGCGGTATTGCGTGGTGCACTATCCGTCACCGCGCAGGGGGTATCGCGACACGCACCAGCGCTCTCGGGCGCGCATTTCGCCGCGCGTCCACCGCGCCGCGCGGTGGAGATCGACCTGCGCGGGCACATCGTGGTGCCCGGCCTGATCAACGGCCATGAGCACCTGCAGGTGAACTGCGTACCACCGCTCCCGGGGGGCACGGTCTTCCCCAACAGTTATGCATGGATCGACGCATTCCAGGCCCATTTCGAGGCGCCCGCGGTGAAAGCCGCGCTCGCCGTGCCGAAAGCCGTACGGCTCCGCCATGGCGCGCTGAAGAACCTGCTTGCCGGGACCACGTGCGTGGTGCACCACGATCCATGGCATGACGCGCTGGACGCGGTGGATTTCCCCGTGAGCCTGTTGCGCGGTCATGGCTGGAGCTATGCGCTGGGTGGCCCGTCGTACGGCCCGCCGGTACGCGAAAGCTATGCCGCTACGCCATCCGATCGACCGTGGATCATCCATCTTGCCGAAGGCAGTGATACCACCGCGCGCGGTGAGCTGGACGCGTTGGAGGCCCTCGGGTGTTTCGCGGCGAACAGCGTGCTGGTGCACGGCGTGGGGCTCGGTGAGGAGGGCATGGCCCGGGTCGTGGCACGCGGTGCCGCGGTGGTGTGGTGCCCGGCGAGCAATCGCAACCTGCTTGGCACCACGCTCGATCCACGGGTGCTGGTCGCTGCGGGGCGCCTCGCGCTCGGCAGCGATTCACGGCTCTCCGGTGCGCGCGACCTGCTCGATGAGATGTGCGGTATCCGCGAGCGCGACGAGCTCCCGGCACCTGCCTTGCTCGGTACCGTCACGACGGATGCGGCGCGCATCTTTGGCCTGCCGTCGCACGGTTCCCTCGCTGAAGGCGCGTGCGCCAACTTCATGGTGATTGCTACTCGGGGTGGTGCTGACGCTTCCGCGCTGGACGGCATTCGCCGCGCCGATTTGCGCGCCGTCGTCCACGAGGGACGCCCGTGTATCGCGGACCCGGACTTCGCCCATTGGTTTGACGCGGCCGGCATCGATACGGTGCCCGTCACCCTGGATGGCCGGCCGAAACTGGTGGATGCGCGGCTGGCCGATCCCGAGGTCATGGCGTTGGAGCCCGGCTTCGAGCGCGCGGGGAGGATGCACTGA
- a CDS encoding glycosyltransferase gives MKLGIILPGGVDRSGEERVIPAFLALIERLARTHDVHVFVFHQEPHPARWMLRGAHIHNIGDFRTSAATPCRSALAREKPATRRRHHAWLRLRTTRAILAEHRVAPFDALQSLFSGTCGQVAAIAATLLRIPYAVHIAGGELVALDDIGYGGRRRWRSRLSEAVVLRGAASVTAASAPIIESLQAIGVDATRVPLGVDLDRWPSLPPRPRNGGRLRLIHVASLNPVKDQITLLHALALMAKQGIAFEMDVVGVDTLGGRIETLAQALCIADRIRFLGFRTQAELRPILAAADLLVMSSRHEAGPLVLLEAAVVGVPAAGTAVGHFAEWSTNAALTAPPGDAAGLAAAIAALAADESLRQRIAAEAQHLALREDADATAHAFNHQYSAMIL, from the coding sequence ATGAAGCTTGGCATCATCCTCCCCGGTGGTGTCGACCGCAGCGGCGAAGAGCGCGTCATCCCCGCCTTCCTCGCCCTTATCGAGCGCCTCGCCCGTACCCACGATGTCCATGTCTTCGTCTTCCACCAGGAACCCCATCCCGCGCGCTGGATGCTCCGTGGCGCCCACATCCACAACATCGGCGATTTCCGCACCAGCGCGGCTACCCCCTGTAGGAGCGCGCTTGCGCGCGAAAAACCTGCAACGCGGCGACGCCACCACGCCTGGCTCCGCCTACGCACCACCCGCGCCATTCTCGCCGAACACCGGGTTGCCCCTTTCGATGCCCTTCAATCCCTATTCTCCGGCACCTGCGGCCAAGTCGCCGCCATCGCCGCCACCCTCCTGCGCATCCCCTACGCCGTACACATCGCGGGCGGCGAACTCGTGGCGCTCGACGACATCGGCTACGGCGGCCGCCGCCGGTGGCGCAGCCGGTTGAGCGAAGCAGTCGTGCTCCGCGGCGCGGCGAGTGTCACCGCCGCCAGTGCCCCTATCATTGAATCCCTCCAGGCCATCGGTGTTGATGCGACGCGCGTCCCGCTCGGCGTGGACCTCGACCGCTGGCCATCGTTGCCACCGCGCCCGCGAAATGGCGGCAGGCTTCGGCTGATCCACGTTGCTAGCCTCAATCCTGTGAAAGATCAGATCACGTTGCTTCACGCGCTGGCGCTCATGGCGAAGCAGGGCATCGCATTCGAAATGGACGTCGTTGGCGTCGACACACTCGGTGGTCGCATCGAGACCCTTGCGCAGGCGTTGTGCATCGCCGACCGGATCCGATTCCTGGGTTTCCGCACGCAAGCCGAGCTAAGGCCGATCCTTGCCGCCGCCGATCTGCTCGTGATGTCCTCACGCCACGAAGCCGGCCCGCTCGTTCTGCTCGAGGCCGCCGTCGTTGGCGTTCCCGCCGCCGGCACCGCGGTAGGCCACTTCGCCGAATGGTCAACCAACGCGGCGCTGACCGCGCCACCCGGCGACGCCGCCGGCCTCGCGGCCGCCATTGCGGCCCTCGCCGCCGATGAATCACTCCGTCAACGAATAGCCGCCGAGGCTCAACATCTGGCCCTTCGTGAAGATGCGGATGCCACCGCCCACGCCTTCAACCACCAATACTCGGCGATGATCCTGTAG
- a CDS encoding glycosyltransferase gives MSTLPLVSILIPAYNHEDFVERCLDSVLEDPYPAKEIVIIDDGSTDKTSERIQAWIARHGHEVTIEFAQRANKGITATLNELAARAHGEFYRLGASDDYLLPGGLEAQVRYLSRHPRKGAVIGDSVVVDREGRQLHASGMRDLHGADKRLYATDQGIRRAVITRWAIGGPVALLRRSALETVARWTEGLRIDDWDLFLRLAASDALGFIDTPVCAYRLHGANLSKTRHRATRIVNLEESREVAIRRLGLFDEPCRTLLRAQIHYIGAKVAFLQGKPGRVALRLGCYALLRGWAAVRPTAVHPRPEEA, from the coding sequence ATGAGCACGTTGCCGCTCGTCTCCATCCTCATCCCGGCGTACAACCACGAAGACTTTGTGGAACGTTGCCTGGATAGCGTGCTGGAAGACCCGTACCCTGCCAAGGAGATCGTGATCATCGACGATGGCTCCACCGACAAGACCAGTGAGCGGATCCAGGCCTGGATCGCACGGCACGGCCACGAGGTGACCATCGAATTCGCCCAGCGCGCAAACAAAGGCATTACCGCGACGCTCAATGAACTTGCCGCCCGTGCGCATGGCGAGTTTTACCGTTTGGGTGCGAGCGATGACTACCTGTTGCCGGGTGGCCTGGAAGCACAGGTCCGGTATCTGTCGAGGCATCCCCGCAAGGGGGCCGTGATCGGTGACTCCGTCGTGGTGGACCGCGAGGGGCGGCAATTGCACGCCAGCGGGATGAGGGACCTGCATGGCGCTGACAAGCGCCTGTATGCGACGGACCAGGGTATCCGCCGTGCGGTGATCACGCGCTGGGCCATTGGTGGCCCCGTCGCGCTGCTCCGGCGTAGCGCGCTGGAAACGGTGGCGCGCTGGACGGAAGGGTTGCGCATCGACGACTGGGATCTGTTCCTGCGGCTCGCAGCGAGCGATGCGCTGGGCTTTATCGATACCCCGGTGTGCGCTTATCGCTTGCACGGTGCCAACCTGAGCAAGACCCGCCATCGGGCTACGCGCATCGTGAACCTGGAAGAGTCACGCGAGGTAGCCATCCGCCGGCTGGGCCTGTTCGACGAGCCATGCCGAACCTTGCTGCGCGCACAGATCCATTACATCGGCGCGAAGGTGGCTTTTCTCCAGGGCAAGCCCGGTCGGGTCGCACTGCGCCTCGGCTGTTATGCCTTGCTGCGCGGCTGGGCGGCCGTGCGGCCCACGGCGGTGCACCCGCGCCCGGAGGAAGCATGA
- a CDS encoding DegT/DnrJ/EryC1/StrS family aminotransferase produces the protein MDVPFLSLREVNRRDADALKAAAARVIDAGWYILGEELAAFEREFAAYCGVRHAVGCGNGLDALSLVLRAWREMGELVEGDEVIVPANTFIASFLAITENGLRPVPVDPDPHTFNIDPARVEAAIGPRTRVIMPVHLYGQLADMTALADIAGRRGLLLLEDAAQAHGAVSRGTRAGAFGHAAAFSFFPTKNLGALGDGGAVVTDDDQLAAYVAALRNYGSEVKYDHPMRGINSRLDDMQAAMLRVKLGHVDADTTRRRAIATRYRDGIRHPGIILPEVVREEAHAWHLFVVRCSWRDALQRHLHALGIQSQIHYPVPPHRQAAYADLAHLHLPVTDQLAGDVLSLPLSPVLTDAQVAHVIAACRAFAEAA, from the coding sequence CGTCGCGACGCGGACGCGTTGAAGGCCGCCGCCGCGCGGGTCATCGATGCGGGGTGGTACATCCTCGGCGAGGAACTCGCGGCGTTCGAGCGGGAATTCGCCGCGTACTGTGGGGTCCGGCATGCCGTCGGCTGTGGCAACGGGCTGGACGCGCTGTCGCTGGTGTTGCGCGCCTGGCGCGAGATGGGTGAGCTGGTGGAAGGCGACGAAGTGATCGTGCCGGCCAACACCTTCATTGCCAGCTTCCTCGCCATCACGGAAAACGGTTTGCGCCCGGTGCCCGTGGACCCCGACCCGCACACCTTCAACATCGATCCCGCCCGGGTGGAGGCGGCGATTGGTCCGCGCACGCGCGTGATCATGCCGGTGCACCTCTACGGACAACTGGCGGACATGACCGCGCTGGCGGACATCGCCGGCCGCCGTGGCTTGCTGTTGCTCGAGGACGCTGCGCAGGCACACGGCGCGGTAAGCCGCGGCACCCGTGCAGGCGCGTTTGGCCATGCGGCAGCTTTCAGCTTCTTTCCCACCAAGAACCTGGGCGCGTTGGGCGATGGCGGCGCGGTCGTGACCGATGATGACCAGTTGGCGGCATACGTGGCTGCCTTACGCAACTACGGTTCGGAGGTGAAGTACGACCATCCCATGCGCGGCATCAACTCGCGCCTGGACGACATGCAGGCGGCGATGTTGCGGGTGAAGCTCGGTCACGTCGATGCGGATACCACCCGCCGGCGTGCCATTGCGACCCGGTACCGCGATGGTATCCGCCACCCGGGGATCATCCTGCCGGAGGTCGTGCGTGAAGAGGCGCACGCGTGGCACCTGTTTGTCGTGCGCTGCAGCTGGCGCGATGCGCTGCAACGCCACTTGCACGCGCTCGGCATCCAAAGCCAGATCCACTATCCGGTGCCGCCGCACCGTCAGGCCGCCTACGCCGACCTGGCCCACCTGCACCTGCCGGTGACGGATCAACTGGCGGGTGACGTGTTGAGCCTCCCGTTGAGCCCGGTGCTCACCGATGCGCAGGTCGCCCATGTGATCGCCGCCTGCCGCGCGTTCGCGGAGGCCGCATGA
- a CDS encoding Wzz/FepE/Etk N-terminal domain-containing protein, translated as MQNDEVYLIDMWRLLRRQRWWFIGVFTIVLALVVGYLATAKRQWEVDAWIQIGQVGSAPTGQDPKVESLLRVMERMKTDAFKDEVLTAIGLPLKGPEARLYRSSMKFDPQPYANLLHVTVRAYSPSDARQLALATVTHLQAIHQAIGAALFAGAHQRLAEIDGELKAALADRERLRTELSGAHGEGALASFSLAGTDEGIRDLQQARNEISTRLARNYTYETSMPWPVHVSDFPVAPMIPLVGGLGVLGGLFLGVLAAIAADARRRSTPEPKVGTHWAGNRHGGEHDEYEARPGNADAA; from the coding sequence ATGCAAAACGACGAGGTCTACCTGATCGATATGTGGCGGCTACTGCGCCGGCAGCGCTGGTGGTTCATCGGCGTGTTCACGATCGTGCTTGCCCTGGTGGTCGGTTACCTGGCCACCGCGAAGCGGCAGTGGGAAGTGGATGCGTGGATCCAGATCGGCCAGGTGGGCTCGGCGCCCACCGGTCAGGATCCCAAGGTGGAGTCGCTCCTGCGTGTCATGGAACGCATGAAGACGGACGCCTTCAAGGATGAAGTACTCACCGCTATCGGCCTGCCGTTGAAAGGGCCAGAGGCCAGGTTGTACCGGTCGAGCATGAAGTTCGATCCACAGCCCTACGCCAACCTGCTGCACGTAACGGTGCGGGCCTACTCGCCCAGTGATGCCCGCCAGCTCGCGCTCGCCACGGTGACGCATCTGCAGGCGATCCACCAGGCGATTGGCGCGGCGTTGTTCGCGGGTGCGCACCAGCGCCTGGCCGAGATCGATGGCGAGCTGAAGGCCGCCCTGGCCGATCGCGAGCGCCTGCGTACGGAATTGTCCGGCGCGCACGGCGAGGGCGCGCTCGCGAGTTTCTCGCTGGCCGGTACCGATGAGGGGATCCGCGATCTGCAGCAGGCACGTAACGAGATCAGCACGCGCCTGGCCAGGAACTACACGTATGAGACCTCCATGCCGTGGCCTGTCCACGTGTCCGATTTCCCCGTGGCACCGATGATCCCGCTGGTGGGCGGCCTGGGCGTGCTCGGGGGCCTGTTCCTCGGCGTGCTGGCGGCTATCGCCGCCGATGCGCGGCGCCGTTCAACCCCGGAGCCCAAGGTCGGCACTCACTGGGCAGGTAACCGGCACGGCGGAGAACACGATGAGTACGAGGCACGACCTGGCAACGCCGACGCCGCTTGA
- a CDS encoding glycosyltransferase family 4 protein — MRMRVVQLNLHPAPAGVTPAELFLRWPTLADIPEAVAAGGPRVSVLQAADYDTRLVRHGIDYRFVDLREYTSPRARGRHVASLLRGHMPDVLHIHSLACAEEAYAIAQLLPSLPIVLQDHADRAPSWWRRPVWRRWMRSVDAVAFTAPALAHRFEAAGLFPPTLRVFAIPESSSRFTPGPAEPARASTGVTGSPAVVWVGHLNENKDPVTMLEGFAALAEVLPDARLYCVFGSAPLGDAVKTRIASDDRLRDRVHLLGRVPHAQVETLMRAADLFVSGSRAESCGFALLEAMACGLTPVVTDIPSFRELTGNGAVGRLYPVGDAARCGAALISAARKRAPRELVREHFQARLAFPALGRRWAAAYAELHTARRRRA; from the coding sequence CTGCGCATGCGCGTCGTCCAGCTTAACCTGCACCCCGCGCCAGCCGGTGTTACACCGGCCGAGCTATTCCTGCGCTGGCCCACGTTGGCGGATATTCCCGAGGCGGTCGCCGCCGGTGGTCCACGCGTGAGCGTGTTGCAGGCCGCCGACTACGACACGAGGCTCGTTCGTCACGGCATCGACTACCGTTTCGTGGATCTTCGCGAGTACACATCGCCGCGGGCGCGAGGGCGTCACGTGGCATCCCTGCTACGCGGACACATGCCCGACGTGCTGCACATCCACAGCCTCGCCTGTGCCGAGGAAGCGTACGCGATCGCGCAGCTGCTGCCGTCGTTGCCGATCGTGCTCCAGGATCATGCTGATCGCGCGCCCTCGTGGTGGCGCCGGCCGGTGTGGCGGCGCTGGATGCGCAGCGTAGATGCGGTGGCCTTCACCGCGCCTGCGCTCGCACATCGCTTCGAGGCGGCGGGTTTGTTTCCGCCGACGCTGCGCGTGTTCGCCATTCCCGAGTCGAGCAGTCGCTTCACGCCGGGACCGGCGGAACCTGCGCGCGCGTCCACGGGCGTAACAGGATCGCCGGCCGTAGTGTGGGTAGGGCATCTGAACGAGAACAAGGATCCGGTCACGATGTTGGAAGGATTCGCTGCACTTGCCGAAGTATTGCCCGATGCCCGGTTGTACTGCGTATTTGGCAGCGCGCCGCTGGGCGATGCCGTGAAGACACGCATCGCCTCGGATGATCGCCTGCGCGATCGTGTTCACCTGCTCGGAAGGGTCCCGCACGCACAGGTGGAAACGCTGATGCGCGCCGCCGATCTGTTCGTGAGCGGCAGCCGCGCCGAGAGCTGTGGCTTTGCCTTGCTTGAGGCCATGGCGTGCGGCCTGACGCCCGTCGTCACCGATATCCCTTCCTTCCGCGAACTCACCGGTAACGGCGCCGTGGGCAGGCTCTACCCCGTGGGTGATGCCGCCCGCTGCGGCGCGGCCCTGATCAGTGCGGCCCGCAAGCGCGCCCCACGCGAGCTCGTGCGTGAGCACTTCCAGGCACGGCTCGCGTTCCCGGCGCTTGGGCGCCGCTGGGCCGCGGCCTACGCGGAGCTGCACACAGCACGGCGGCGACGCGCATGA
- a CDS encoding O-antigen translocase: MNIVRAGAWSAIGTAARLGAALVLVKLVAWLAGPVGVGKLGQFMSLMSLLAVLAGGGISAGIVKYVAEYRDDPERLSRLLASALGYAMAASCTMACAALLFARPLAAWLLGDPSYGSLIRVLAVAQLGIALVNYVLAVINGFMDVRRLALVQVLGSLLSVALALCLARWLALYGALLAVVLGQLFWLLVGLPAWWRSPYFQRGMLRMRFDPEMTRRLAMFSLMSLSSALLPPLVNIAVRDHLAGAYGWEQVGYWQAVTRVSDAYLLFFTTAINIYYLPKLASTQDRAALAAELQGAARILLPAVAASAALIYVLRDWVTRLLFSTDFAPANDLYAAQLLGDVVKIAAFVLSYMTLAKAMTRLFVISECVFAASYLVLVYLCTARLGLPGAMVAFALNYVAYLLFNLVVVRRYLGRLPA, translated from the coding sequence ATGAACATCGTACGCGCGGGCGCCTGGTCGGCCATCGGCACCGCGGCCCGGCTGGGCGCTGCGCTGGTGCTGGTCAAGCTCGTGGCGTGGCTGGCCGGGCCCGTCGGTGTCGGCAAGCTGGGCCAGTTCATGAGCCTGATGTCGCTGCTTGCGGTGCTGGCCGGTGGCGGGATCAGTGCCGGGATCGTGAAGTACGTCGCCGAGTACCGTGATGACCCGGAGCGGTTATCGCGTCTGCTGGCATCGGCCCTGGGTTACGCCATGGCCGCCTCGTGCACGATGGCTTGCGCAGCGCTGTTGTTCGCGCGCCCGCTGGCAGCGTGGCTGTTGGGTGATCCGTCGTACGGTAGCCTGATCCGCGTGCTGGCCGTCGCCCAGCTTGGGATCGCCCTGGTGAACTACGTGCTGGCGGTGATCAATGGCTTCATGGATGTGCGCCGGCTAGCGCTCGTGCAGGTGCTTGGTTCGCTGCTCAGCGTGGCGCTCGCGCTGTGCCTGGCACGCTGGCTCGCGCTTTATGGCGCGTTGCTCGCGGTGGTGCTGGGCCAGCTGTTCTGGTTGCTGGTCGGCTTGCCGGCGTGGTGGCGCAGCCCCTATTTCCAGCGCGGCATGCTGCGCATGCGCTTCGATCCCGAGATGACCCGGCGGCTGGCAATGTTCTCCCTTATGAGCCTCTCGTCGGCCCTGCTGCCGCCGCTGGTCAACATTGCCGTGCGTGACCACCTTGCCGGTGCCTATGGCTGGGAGCAGGTCGGGTACTGGCAGGCGGTCACCCGGGTATCCGATGCGTACCTGCTGTTCTTCACCACGGCGATCAATATTTACTATCTGCCCAAGCTCGCCTCGACGCAGGACCGCGCGGCGCTCGCGGCGGAGCTACAGGGGGCGGCACGTATCCTTCTGCCCGCAGTGGCAGCGAGCGCCGCATTGATATACGTGCTGCGCGACTGGGTGACCCGGCTGCTGTTCAGTACGGACTTTGCACCTGCGAACGACCTTTACGCGGCGCAACTGCTGGGCGATGTCGTGAAGATCGCCGCGTTCGTACTCTCGTACATGACGCTGGCCAAGGCGATGACCCGCCTGTTCGTTATCTCGGAGTGCGTCTTCGCCGCCAGCTACCTGGTGCTCGTGTACCTGTGCACGGCGCGCCTTGGCTTGCCGGGGGCGATGGTTGCCTTCGCCCTCAACTACGTTGCCTACCTGCTGTTCAACCTGGTGGTGGTGCGCCGTTACCTGGGGAGGCTGCCTGCATGA
- a CDS encoding class I SAM-dependent methyltransferase, giving the protein MSTRHDLATPTPLDIRLRETQEAFDSVAADYDGPRGNNELIQRMRHTLWATVRQELPAGSRLLDLGCGTGIDAVEFARSRFHVTASDWSPRMVERARDRAEAAGVTERLNAVHVGVQELDKLEGEFDGIYSNFGPLNCAPDLAQVAAQCARLVRPGGTLVFSVIGRVCPWEVGHYAARGRFRRALVRGSRGVTPVGMNRHTIWTYYYFPREFYQAFAAHFALSRYRALSLFLPPPYMVERTRRRPAFYERLGRMDDRLGGLPLLRDMGDHFLIVMHRR; this is encoded by the coding sequence ATGAGTACGAGGCACGACCTGGCAACGCCGACGCCGCTTGATATCCGCCTGCGCGAGACGCAGGAGGCGTTCGATAGCGTGGCGGCCGACTACGACGGTCCGCGTGGTAACAATGAACTGATCCAGCGCATGCGCCACACCCTGTGGGCCACCGTGCGCCAGGAACTTCCTGCCGGTTCGCGCCTGCTCGACCTGGGTTGCGGGACCGGCATCGACGCCGTGGAGTTCGCGCGCAGCCGCTTCCATGTCACCGCCAGCGACTGGTCGCCGCGGATGGTGGAACGCGCACGTGACCGCGCCGAGGCGGCGGGCGTGACCGAGCGCTTGAACGCCGTGCATGTTGGCGTGCAGGAGCTCGACAAGCTCGAAGGTGAGTTCGATGGCATTTACTCGAACTTCGGTCCCCTGAACTGCGCGCCTGACCTGGCACAGGTCGCGGCACAATGCGCGCGGCTGGTTCGCCCGGGCGGCACGCTTGTGTTCTCGGTGATCGGCCGGGTGTGCCCGTGGGAAGTGGGCCACTACGCGGCACGCGGGCGATTCCGCCGTGCGCTCGTGCGCGGCTCGCGTGGCGTGACGCCGGTGGGCATGAACCGCCATACCATCTGGACGTATTACTACTTTCCCCGCGAGTTCTACCAGGCCTTCGCGGCGCATTTCGCCCTGAGCCGCTACCGCGCGCTGAGCCTGTTCCTGCCCCCGCCGTACATGGTGGAGCGCACGCGCCGCCGGCCCGCGTTCTACGAACGGCTGGGCCGGATGGATGACCGCCTGGGCGGCTTGCCGCTGTTGCGTGACATGGGCGACCACTTCCTGATCGTGATGCACCGCCGTTGA
- a CDS encoding class I SAM-dependent methyltransferase: MFAAPVLDPAPAYALWAASYPAHAHNPLMQAEERAMLALMPTRLDGLHVVDAGCGSGRYLRHAMQRGAMTLVGVDLSAPMLTRAAALFDDAPPGARMALAQGDLAALPLPEGSADLLLCGLAVGHVVDLASVLYEFARVSRPGATLVISDFHPVGAALGWQRNFQAGGQRYAVRHTTHYYSHWHAACLRAGLVIDAVAEPMLDPADIPAGARFDPVALDVPVALVMRLRRLAT, from the coding sequence ATGTTCGCCGCGCCTGTGCTCGACCCCGCACCCGCTTATGCCTTGTGGGCCGCCTCGTATCCGGCGCATGCGCACAACCCGCTGATGCAGGCGGAAGAGCGGGCCATGCTTGCCCTCATGCCTACGCGGTTGGATGGACTGCACGTGGTGGATGCCGGCTGCGGTAGTGGCCGTTACCTGCGCCATGCCATGCAACGGGGCGCGATGACGCTGGTTGGCGTGGATCTTTCCGCCCCCATGCTCACGCGGGCCGCTGCGTTGTTCGACGATGCGCCCCCGGGTGCACGTATGGCGCTGGCCCAAGGGGACCTGGCGGCGTTGCCGTTACCAGAGGGCAGCGCCGACCTTCTGTTATGCGGCCTTGCCGTGGGCCATGTGGTCGATCTGGCGAGCGTGCTGTACGAGTTCGCCCGGGTGTCCCGCCCGGGGGCCACGTTGGTCATCAGCGATTTCCACCCGGTGGGCGCGGCGTTGGGCTGGCAGCGGAATTTCCAGGCGGGCGGGCAACGTTATGCCGTGCGCCACACCACTCACTACTACAGCCACTGGCACGCCGCATGCCTGCGCGCCGGCCTGGTCATCGATGCGGTGGCCGAGCCGATGCTCGATCCGGCCGATATCCCGGCCGGCGCACGCTTCGATCCGGTGGCACTCGATGTTCCGGTGGCGCTCGTGATGCGCCTGCGCCGCCTTGCGACCTGA